atgtaaaattaataaaatttccaTCTTAAGCTTTTaggatatttaatatttaaaaagaactcaaattaacattttcatttaattaattaattaatttatttatttttatgtaaggATTAAGAAAGGCCAAAACCTAAATATAATTGGGAGAATTTAACATATAGAAATACAACTTGATGTTGGAGCTTGCGGGAATGGTTTATTGGGATTCCACTGCAGGGGAGCATCCACCCCTTAATCTTTGCTGAAGAATTATGAATacctttttaatcattttattgtttttttttatcgttataattttatcttatttgtTTTCCCATTCTCGGTTAACTCATTACACTAGTTATAGGaataacaaattttataaaaatattatataataaaaagtaattgaagataaataactaaataaaaaacattattttataaatgtattaaaaaaatacttttatatcTCATCAATGGCAAACTAATTGATCATTAATTCAAATCCAAGGAATTGTTTCATTTCAAATTGAAAAGAAGTATAAGATATACCTTTTGAGCAAGCTAGAGCTAAAGTTTGAAACTTTggaattagaataataataagaCGACTAAATTATGAGTGTTGGGTGTGGGGTTCATCCCCAAAATTCAGTTTCCACTAGTATTCAGCTACAACAAAAATCTATAATTTCAATCTGAACCATATCATCAtacatcaaaatgaaaaataaagataaaaggcAGATGGAGTGGACTGCCCCAGCTGGCACAATTGAGGACAATAATAAAACTAAGCTGGCACAATTGAGGACAATATTAAAACTAACTTCGAATGCTGTCTAACGAGGGCTGAGCAGAGCCAATCTTGCCGGCTTCCACCTGTCTAACCCAAATTTGCAGTGGGTTGAGGAAGCTGTACAGATTGTCAGCCATGCCCATGCTGTACCAAAACACCTAAACAAATAAGGCAGGAGACATAGGACATGTGATATGTTCTTCACATTCAATAATCTTTACTCAGTGTGTTACATATGCTGAAAAGTTCAGTTTTTGCATACTAATACAAAATAGAGAGCCCAAATGGAGAGAGCCCCCTGCACCTCATACTAAGCAAACTAGCGTTCCATCACAACCTCTTCAAAGTTCCAGTCTCTCACAAGATCCCTCCTAACAGCACGACTACGCACCAGACGTGGCGGACCTGCCATTCCAACGCTGTTTTGAAAATTTGGTTGTGGGGCCACTTTGGAGGTCGTTGTTATAGCTGGTCTTGCAGATGGTAGAGATGTCTTCCTTGCTAAGCAGTTAGCAACAGCTGAACATCTTCCCTCGTTATCTGAGCTTGAAACAGAGTAACTCCGGAAAGAGTGTGACGGACTTTCCACACTGTGGCACACCAGGCATGCAAGACTCATCTTTTGGTCTTGGAGACCCTCAAACCAGAGGTTAACCTTCAATCACCGCGATACTGCAGCCACATATAAGAAGATAAGATGTAAATGTCCGATAACTTAAACGGGACAGTTCTCCATCACAGGTTGTTGAAAACCAAATCCAGGAATGAAGGAGCTACTGTCAAATTTGAgctattttatatgaaaaataaagaaatgcaactctcaaattaaataaataattcacaaaAGTGCAGCAACAGAGACATAATTTCATATAGCTTCCTCAGAAAGCTACTAGCCCATTATGGTATAATTTAAAAAGTGTATGTATAACAAGCAACACAAACATCAATCAATCAAAGAGGAACATCAAACCTGACTACCATTCTATATTAACAGTTATCGGCGAGAACAGATCATTGAATTTTGACTCAGTTTCCTCAGAATTTCTATCAAGTTGATACTACCACTTGCTGACAGTTGCAGACGGATGCAGGGGAGAGGGGGGTGGGGAACTAATTCGGTCCCAACATGGAGTCTCCGAATCTTGATTAAGCAgcatataaataaaatgataaaatcatgAAAGGGCACATATGATAGTAAACCAtgcaacttaaaaaaataaaaataaaaccatcTTAAGTGCATTGTGCATTCTAAAGTCAAAGCAGGGTGTGTAACACATTCAGAGGTAACGTTTCTTTCGAGTAATTTAACAAGTAAATAACAGATATGTCTCATTATTTTCTCAGACTAACACTGAAGAAAATGAGAAGACCCTTAATTTCTTCAGCCATTAGTTGAAGTTACAGGCAAGGGAAAGAACGCAGCTTGCTATACCTTAACTGTtaaaggaataaagaaataaataaaaagataaatatgtAAAGGAGCATCTGGTAATAGTATAACAGGAAAATAAACAGTGATCCCACTGAGACTTCTTGTACACGTTTCTAAGCCTATGGTACATTAACTGAATGAAGCAAAATGCATAATGCATAATGCTTATCATAGTGTGCCTTGATGACATGCCTGCAATTTCTATCAACAATTAGACAACAGAGAAAGCAAGAGGAGTTTGCCTAGAATATAAGATGTAACATTATCAAATTAGCAAATAGCAAGCTAAACCAGTGAACAGTTTTTTAGGATAAGAAATTCTAGGCAAAATAAAACATTTCTCAGTTCACCAACAGTGATTTGACTACTCATTAAGCTAGATCTTTCCAGAATATAACACTATAATTCTAATATTAGTGCCCTGTCTGCTATACCAGAATCCCTCTCTTTGACTTTCTCTGCCACTGGTTACTGGTGACTTTTAATTTTACCTGTGATGAACAACAGCTCTCAAGACAACAAAATAACATCGTCTGCAAATAGGTTTTCTGTTGACAAACTTGTACTGCTTAACAAGCAGATTACCAAGCATCAACAAATTTCTGAGGACAATCAACAGAAGAACCCTAACTCCTTATTTTTCTATACATGCATGCGTGTGAACCATCATCATTATATATTCTAGTTCCCTAACTTCCCCTTCCTTTCTAGATCTCTCTTAAGTTGTGAAATACATAAATGGTTATGCTAAATGTTATGAAGTATCTTCAATGTGATTCTCTATGaacaaacaacaaaaacatcaaactcacAGATGTATCCAACAATGTACATACCTAAAGATGTTGGGGTATGGAGAGACTTTCTTCCTGTATGCAAATCATTGCAATCGATGATCTCCCATGTCCCCACCAACATTAAAAGAACCAAGGCACAACAATGCCAAACAAATAAGCTCACTTTCTTAGTTTCCACTAAAATTGGTATGTAGTAATTCCCAGCTTTATTGATGATGCATGAGAATGAATTCATACTATACTAAAGATTGGGTATATAAAACGAAACTTGTTTTCTTAGTTACAGGAATGGCAATCTTTGTGTCGACCACATAACTAGGAAATTTTTCTTGTTTACATGTTCATGAACACGCTTGTTATAAATTATACTAATTGTAAGAAGACCTATTCAACAGATtcagaaaagaaatagaaatgaCTGATGATGCTAGAATCACAAGCATACTGAATGCATGAATGGAGATTTGTGCACTTTGATTTTCCAACAACCCCAAATAGTTCAACACACCATCCCTTGTAAAATATGCCctattttcttctttcctttttgaaAAGTTTATGGTAATTGAATCTCAAGCGAAACTTATAAGCAAAACACACAGCTGCAATTTGTGTATGACATACAATGCCGCCCAAACGAAAACAAAcagacaaataaataaaagataaaaccAAGAACAGTTGTTTCCATTAACAACCAATTGACAATCAAACTGTGCTTAATTTACCTCACGATCCAAGACAGGACCAATTCATTTCCTGGGAAGctaaaaaaaaacctttgttCATTGCTCAACATGCAAATCACATATATCTAACATTCCATAAACGACCCAAAACACTTAAAATAAGAACAAGACATCGAAACAATTCAATTATTCCCTCCCTTGTTCCATTTTTAGAGTTAGGAAAAGAGACAAAACTAGAAACCCATCTTAAAACACTCCCAATTTGGAGTTCCCATCAATTAAAAACCATATTCCATAAAACGCACACGGAAACCGAAACCTAACgacccaaaaaaaaaataacgAAAAGGaacaaaagcaaaataaaaatagtaaagacAAGAATTGAAAGAAAAAGTGACACCAAAAAAAAAGAACGAAAAAAAACAGAAGGTCAGATCTGAAGAAAGAAAAATTACCTGTAAACTGTTTATTTGAGGTTTGGTAAGTTTGGGTAAGCGTTGTAGTAGCTAAGTGGGTTGCGTTGTGCTTTGCTTGGCTTGGTTGATTCCTGGCGTGGGAGACTTTAAAAGAAGGGTCCGTGCAAGTGCAAGTTCAAGTGCAAGTGggttaacattaaaaatataagtgGGAGTGCGTAATGGAGAGACACTCTAGTGGGCATCGAGTAATAAGATTCTTTCTGTTAGAACGAGCGTGGACGAAGAGAGACTATGTCATACTCTCTGTCAATTTGTTACTCTTCACAACCCAATCATGTTTCTCCATGTATGCCTTTCCCGGTTTTCCTACTTCCCTCACCCGCAATTTTACACCTTTATACTTGTCCaagtatttaaattatttttttatcgatTGATACTTGCCTACTAAAGAAGATGTCACTCAAtgaaatttcattatattttaataattatattaatattaaataaaaaaacctttttctattataaaaacatcaaaaacaaaACCCTATTCATAATTGCGGGTTTGCTAGTTGCTTAAAGTTAAACAAATCCAGCTACTGAGTTTGATAATCATTTATCCTTGTATCCTTTAAGATCTTCCGCCCATATGAAATATCTGCAAATCCTTTGCTGGGAACATAACTGACAGTGCAGTCAAAACCAGAGGATGGATCATCCccatcaatacattcataattgCAAGTACAATCTTCAACATAAAACTTCAACTTTAAATTGCTTTAAAATTATCAGTCTTCCTATTACCCCGGCTATCTACAATTCCTCTCTTCACTGTACAAAGATATGGACATTAATATGGATATGGTAGACCTATAGCAATGAAACTACCCCCGAACTTTGCTAAAAACTGCACGATAACGGATTGGATATGTACACAATAATTTCTCAAAAATGATGGCTAATTccagggaaaaaaagaaaagagaaacaaGGAATACAAGATCTAGCCAGAAATACCATTACTTGGATTGAGAGGACATATCAATATCATCATCTCTAATGCCACCACCAAGTTCACAAGGGTCACAGGATTCCTGTGAGCCCCAGTCATCAGGGACGCTGAAAAAGTAAGTTGACATGAACTTTCTGAACCTTTTCTTGTATTCCTTGGGAGAGATAACTGTTGGCAACACGTTCTTGGGAACAACTAGAGAAGACTTAACCCATGTCTCTAGTTGTTTGTCCCAGGTATACTGCCTCAGATAATCAATAATCCCGCAAACAAGCTCCCGCCGCTGCGTATCCACACCAAGAAGTAAAGAGTAATCCATTACGTTGATCGACTGCAAATAATCAAGCCCTTTCAGTCAGTACCTTATTCCCAGTGAGAGAAGTTTAACCTAAAAAGGGAGACAAAATccaattgaaagaattaaaagctcacaTTGAGGAACGTTGTGTCATTCCATATAGCACGCTGCAAGAGACGCTTGTCTTTATTACTAAGGTATAACGGAGAAGAATTCATGTCATTGACAAAGTTCTGATCCAAAAGAACATCTCCAGAACCATCAGCAGCTGAACTGAATCGAGCATGCAAGGCACCTTTAAGATCATACTGGCGAGTAATGTTTCTTCCAAAGGTAAGATTCTCCATTACCATAAGATCATGTCTTGTCTCTTTCCCAGTTTTTGACTGTCTTACTATcacctacaaaatgttcaaatgttcgaagaaaaaaaaaacaaagaataaagTAATCAAGATGTCAAAACAAATAAAAGCTGACCTGATAAATTCCAAGAACCTTCGCAAGACAGGTTTGGCTACCAGACTCAAACGCCTGGTTCATGTATTTGAAATAATGTAAAGCAAACTTCTCAAATGAATCATACTCCGTCTTCTTAATTTCCTTTATAATAAATCTGTCATCAAGTGTTTTGGCAAAAAAGGACTTGCTCTTCCCTCCTTTGGCATCCCAGTTTCTGCAACGGCTAAGCGAAGCAATATAATCAAGCTCTGAAGGGCAGCACCGTTCCCGAAGATCACGGAACTGGTTAGCATATAAACATACTACTGTGTATTTACCCTTCCCAAGTGATTTTGAAACCCCTAGAGGAACTTCTATGTTAAGAGCATCAGGAGGAACTAAAGAATCCATCAAGTTTAACCCATCAAAACTGGAAAACTGTGACTCGTCTGAAGAAATGCTCAGACTAGAGACAGAGTCTGAATCAGATGAACCACTAGGAGACCAATGGGGGGATGTTATTGTAGGAACTTGAATGTGGCGACGTAAACTTTCAGTTAGTTTATCTCTCCTCCCATCCTCATTAGACATTTCTGCTACAGCATGAAGATCTTTCAGCGACAATAATGCACAAGCAATTATACTTGATAGTTCACTCTCATAGTCTGACAATATATAATCATTCATTCCTAGAGGTATGTGTAGCCTCATCCCTTCCTCCCTGATTAATTGATTGCCTGTGGGTATTTTCTCAGGAGTATAACTACTGATAGATTCGAACTTGGGGGCCTTTCCTCTTAGAAGATCCTTCATGTATATCTGTCTGATTTCAGATAAAGGCATCCAAAACCATCCGTTTAAGTTTTCTAAGCTGGATAGTAATGAACGTGGAGATCCACCCCTACTAGATCCATTTGAGTCAACTATCGATTCATCGGAAGAAAGCTCTGTAGAAATTGGAATTGTTCTATCCACTTGCAAATGATCTGACAGCAGTTCATCCTCTGCTTGATAATTCTCATCACCAAGATGAGGAAGAACAGAAATATTAGATGTCACAACAAACTCTAGGCTGGATGATTTCACAGGGCATGTACCGTTCACTGTTGGCTTTCCAATATTCTCAACCATAGTGGAATTGTGTATGCTGTCACATTCCTCGAATTTTTTAACAGGAACATTTGAAGAGAATTTATCACCTGAAAATTCATTTCTTTCAACAGATGAACCTGTCTCATCTTTCAGATTACCAGTATTATAAGAACACTGATCACCATTTCCAGATTTAGCTTCTGTCCTATTGTCCTCTCCATCAGCACTACTCATATCCGACTCCAATTGCTCCAGAACCGCTTTGTTATTGGCACCAACAACTACTACAGTAGGATCAGGCAAGAGGAGAGAATGCAGGCGTCTATCCCAAAGGCATGATTCCAGAAGAAGATCCCACCTTAGTTGGGTCAAGCTGAGGAGTGGGTGAAAACCCAAGTTTGCATTTCCATTCTCTGCAACAGCATTCTGAAAGTTTACCTGCAGTTTTTTGCCCAATAATACACATGAATCAGAGAAACATACACTCAAATACTGTggcaaaaaaaatcatttaaatagtGATTTCAAGAGCATAGCAGAGCAACAATAGTCTTAATTTTACTGTGTTGATAAGATATCATGCATATAAAAAATTGTACATACAATCTAGTTTCACTTAGAATAACAGCTTATTCAAACAAGGAGAAACAGAAATAAGCATCACACACCCAACAATAGATCAGAAAGAACAAGAGAAAACCAACCTCAAAATCAGAAGCTTCCAGTTTCAACATCTCTTCAACATCAGAAAATTCCTTTAAGGAGCCTTTAAGGTTTAGAGTCAAGCCCTCAAATTGAGATCTTATCTGCACCAAAAAGCTTGCAACCTCTCTGAACATTAGCAACCCTTTCATATAAACCTAGAGGAAATAtcaatatcaattcaaatatattaTCATGAGTGAATGTCAATGGCGAGAAGACAAATATGTTTCATCACAGAATAAACATTATATCAGAAGATAAAGCACAGTGAAAATGGAATATAAACATACATTTTCAAACTCTTCCTTCAGCCAATCTGATCTAATTGACTTACTAAACTCCAGCTGTTGTGGAGGCATTGACATGGTATAAGTAGTAACTGAGGAGCAACTAAACATTGCAACCATAGGACCTGACCTGCAATTACATTAACATGACAAGAAATGTGAGGAAATCAAATTTCTAAGGCAGCTCTTTGTAGAGTTTCTAgactttttcttaaaaaagtaGATTGGAAAGCAAGCAGATGTTAGCTATTATTAGACAACTCCATAGGAAAAGCATGCATTTTGCTAATTGTTCTGTATTCTAAGATGGAAAACCACCCTAAACCTATTGAATAAATCCCTGAGCATAAGAACTGTATAAACCTCCACAAGTTCTAGGCAGTAAGTTACTTACAAGCATTTAAAAGTCAGAAGGCGTTAACAGAAAAACACCAAGCATAATTCTCAAACAAAAGGGAAAGCTTTTCCCATTTGACTAGTGCATATGAATGTACTGTGAGTTTATTGTTAAATGACAAGAGAAGCAGCAATCGATACCCAAAGAAATATAGGAAGTCCTTATGCAGAGAATGCCCACAGCTGGATGATTGGCCGGATGAAGAGTGTTCAGAAAAGCTGAGTTCCAAGAACTTTCCAAATGAAAGACTACGGGCAGCAGTTGACATTAGCACTCTTTTGTAGTTTTTGAAATTCCATTCCCAGTTTTACACTTGCCACAGCGACTCCACATCCAGAGTTTTCCCTGTGCTTCCCCAGATAAATGCTTAGGAAGCTGTTTAACCTGTATTGTTAATTGCTTACTACGATGTGCATAATGGTAAAAGTGAACTTTTGGCGGTTCACCACATACAGCACACTGACTTCCCTGCAAAAGCAGAAGTTGCTGTCAGTGGAAAACCCAACAGCATCAGACAGCTACAAAAAGTTAGGTATTCAAATGTAGTCCATTATCATACAACTTCAGGTTACCTAAGTTTCTAGTGAGAataaaggaaaactaaaattagCAATAATTGTAGGTGACATAATTTCAAAACATTACAAGATAAAGATCATGTCTCCAATACTTCAGAGAAGTTGGCAATCTAATCAACCTCGTTTCATCAAAATAATGGAGAAAAATTAACAAGAAGAGAAAAAGCTACTAATAAGAGGGGATTCCAGACCTGATTGAGTAGATTATCTTGAAGGAACTTTCCAAGAGGAACATCAAAATTCCTGTAGAACATTATATGGCTAAAATGGCTTTGCTTACATATAGTCTCCCGTAAGGCATTCCGGCTTGCAATAAGAACCAAAATACTCTGTGAATTCAACATTGTGTTGATGTCCTTATTTTTAAGTTCTTCGTTATCATGTCCATTAACTTTCAAGTCAAGTGGGGCTTCAAAGAAAGCATGAGAAAATTGGGGTTGTCTGTCCTCAAGAGGTTTCTTTTCATCAGGATCACCTTTATATTCCACATAAAATTGATCTGTGACCTCAAAATATTTCACTGTCGGAACTGCTTCTATTAGCTTGGATTGCATcccatttaacccaaaatatgcAGACAATGACCGATAAGGGGCAGTGGATGCAAGAGGGAAATTATTTCCTATAACTTTCTTCAGAGAAGCAGAAATAGACGACAACCCAGAGAGAATTGCCGGATTATATGGCTCCAAAGATAATGCTGAATTGTAGTCTAATCCTGAATTCATGATTTGATCACCATTTTTTTCCCCATTTATGTGGTAACCTTCTTCATTGAATGCATTGGAAATCGGAATGTCAACTTCATGAGATCGAGTTTCAGCAGTAGACCCATCGAGACAAGGAACACTTAGGTTACCAATTTCTGAAGCATGGGATTCCCGACCTGGTAGCAAAACATTTGCTATTCCAGTGAAAAGGATTCTAGATAACATTGCCTTCTGATCAATAAGGAAAGAAGTTTCTAGGATTAAATGATATGCCATGACAACGGCATTCTGCACAACACACTTAATCTTTTTGAGTTCTTCAGAATGACTTCCTTTCAACAAAATCTGCAGCATTATGATATCAAATTAACAAGGCAATTCATACACAGGAATATGCCTACATATCTAACCAGAAAAGAAACAAGGGAAGAGAGAGCTTGTTTTCAGACAGATGGCATCAGGTCAAACATCTTAAGTCCAGATATCAAACACGATTTGTTCTTGAgaaaccaaaggtataaaaatggATGATGCAAAAGAAACTCAAGTGGAAGACACGACACTGAAGCCTCAAAAGTCTAATCAACAAGGAAAGACAACCCAGAGCAACAATCTATACAAACTGGTCAAATGTAAATTAACTAAAGGCTTAAAATAAGAAAAGCACATTTTTAATACGGGAAGACCATATGCTATACGGAGTAAGTATTTCTATGAGAAAGATCAAAGACTACAACAAGCTGCCTTTTTCTCAACGTTTCAACAAAACAGGCTTAAGTGTTAAGATAATTCTGAATTTCAAGCTTACAAGTTACAACAAATCATCATATATAAAAACCTAAGAAATTACAggtctaattagtactttaatgcgaattataattgaatatttaatGGCCTTTGATAAATGAAGTTTGAATTGATGGCCTTATCCAATTTCATTAATTGCAGAGAACAGGCACAAGAATGTTTGACGTCTTCCCATCAAGAAGTTATAGGGCAGGAAATTATGGATAAGCTGTCAAAGGAATAATCTTTTGATTAGAACTGCTTACTATATTTTCCCCATAAACACTGCTCCGACCATATAAATAGTACCCACATCCAACTAGATATCTTGCTTCCCGCACCTAAGAAAGTGTTTTTTGCATGTGCATCCTGATTAAAGGggaaaataattaatagaaaGAAAAAGTTGTCAACTTACAGTGCAACCGAGATGTTTAGGACAGCCCTCAAGGAACATCAATGTTTTACTTGGTCGTTTCCCCCCTTCACCACAGCAAGCATGTTCCTCAATGAACTTTTCTATGTGAAAGGAGTCGCACTGCTTAAAGGAGTCATTCTGCTTCAGCTTTTGATTCAGCAAAGTATCAGATGGTATAACTGGTAAGCCAGTACAAAGTGCAACTCTCTCTAGACGATGTAGCTTCATGTCAAACACCAGTGTAATTCCTTTCTCAAGGATACACTCTTGAAAATCACGTGAAACAGTTTTCTCCACTAATATCACATTTGGATGGCACATATCTATCATCTCACTTAGACATTTCAGATGACATTTTTCCTGTATTTATAGGTCAATAATCAGAAACATATAGCATACCTCTGCAGTACAAAAACAAAGTTGGTTATTGCCAAGTTACCTCATCTAGTGAACTGAATGAAGACAACCCACTAGACGACTGACCAAGGACTCCCTGAATTAGTAACAGCCTTGGATTCTTGTACCTCGTTTGCATGTGCTTATGAGCAGCATGCTTTTTGAAGACCAATCCCTTGATCAATTGGCtgcaaaataaacattaatttataaGTTGAAGAGAAAATTCCTATAACAGCATGAGCATTAAATTGCTCGgttatattttcaaataaagcAAGCAGAACGAGGATTTTCATGTGTGCTCTATGCTCATTTAACTAAAAGGCGATTAAAATTTACAAAAGAGGATGTCCTTTCACATGCTACAGACTGAAGGAGAGAAAAACA
This window of the Gossypium hirsutum isolate 1008001.06 chromosome A09, Gossypium_hirsutum_v2.1, whole genome shotgun sequence genome carries:
- the LOC107889371 gene encoding LOW QUALITY PROTEIN: putative 1-phosphatidylinositol-3-phosphate 5-kinase FAB1D (The sequence of the model RefSeq protein was modified relative to this genomic sequence to represent the inferred CDS: inserted 1 base in 1 codon), with the translated sequence MCSMCHYCGAELVKSIEEKSEQDNGNAVISSTGDPIWYCKLCCERKGRDFVKQDGITPYATPMISPIFSLSCSDRSYSSCSDFSVDINSYDRGEDGQEVVSKNILPNGRLQHLSSEGPRKRVDSLNMMIESNLRDKKNSYDMDIVRDIEITEASNQQEAKESIVENSPTTIGKENGASQSINVEMDSQIWEPPEPEYPVDDLEGTVAYDDDDDECGDGTEWGKPSSLSHIIDDDNGRYRFKEEKKRAMEEVINGKFKAIISQLLKSVGVACSVNDSHNWVDIVISLSWEAALFLKPNAIDGKANGPDRYVKVKCIATGSRSQSQLIKGLVFKKHAAHKHMQTRYKNPRLLLIQGVLGQSSSGLSSFSSLDEEKCHLKCLSEMIDMCHPNVILVEKTVSRDFQECILEKGITLVFDMKLHRLERVALCTGLPVIPSDTLLNQKLKQNDSFKQCDSFHIEKFIEEHACCGEGGKRPSKTLMFLEGCPKHLGCTILLKGSHSEELKKIKCVVQNAVVMAYHLILETSFLIDQKAMLSRILFTGIANVLLPGRESHASEIGNLSVPCLDGSTAETRSHEVDIPISNAFNEEGYHINGEKNGDQIMNSGLDYNSALSLEPYNPAILSGLSSISASLKKVIGNNFPLASTAPYRSLSAYFGLNGMQSKLIEAVPTVKYFEVTDQFYVEYKGDPDEKKPLEDRQPQFSHAFFEAPLDLKVNGHDNEELKNKDINTMLNSQSILVLIASRNALRETICKQSHFSHIMFYRNFDVPLGKFLQDNLLNQGSQCAVCGEPPKVHFYHYAHRSKQLTIQVKQLPKHLSGEAQGKLWMWSRCGKCKTGNGISKTXKRVLMSTAARSLSFGKFLELSFSEHSSSGQSSSCGHSLHKDFLYFFGSGPMVAMFSCSSVTTYTMSMPPQQLEFSKSIRSDWLKEEFENVYMKGLLMFREVASFLVQIRSQFEGLTLNLKGSLKEFSDVEEMLKLEASDFEVNFQNAVAENGNANLGFHPLLSLTQLRWDLLLESCLWDRRLHSLLLPDPTVVVVGANNKAVLEQLESDMSSADGEDNRTEAKSGNGDQCSYNTGNLKDETGSSVERNEFSGDKFSSNVPVKKFEECDSIHNSTMVENIGKPTVNGTCPVKSSSLEFVVTSNISVLPHLGDENYQAEDELLSDHLQVDRTIPISTELSSDESIVDSNGSSRGGSPRSLLSSLENLNGWFWMPLSEIRQIYMKDLLRGKAPKFESISSYTPEKIPTGNQLIREEGMRLHIPLGMNDYILSDYESELSSIIACALLSLKDLHAVAEMSNEDGRRDKLTESLRRHIQVPTITSPHWSPSGSSDSDSVSSLSISSDESQFSSFDGLNLMDSLVPPDALNIEVPLGVSKSLGKGKYTVVCLYANQFRDLRERCCPSELDYIASLSRCRNWDAKGGKSKSFFAKTLDDRFIIKEIKKTEYDSFEKFALHYFKYMNQAFESGSQTCLAKVLGIYQVIVRQSKTGKETRHDLMVMENLTFGRNITRQYDLKGALHARFSSAADGSGDVLLDQNFVNDMNSSPLYLSNKDKRLLQRAIWNDTTFLNSINVMDYSLLLGVDTQRRELVCGIIDYLRQYTWDKQLETWVKSSLVVPKNVLPTVISPKEYKKRFRKFMSTYFFSVPDDWGSQESCDPCELGGGIRDDDIDMSSQSK